In a genomic window of Halalkalicoccus sp. CG83:
- a CDS encoding 16S ribosomal RNA methyltransferase A produces MRDPDGLLARAGVRGDPDVDQHFLIDDRVLDRLPGYATGIDANLDHVLEVGAGTGALTDRLCGIADRVTAIERDPALVRFLREEFADEIGDDRLTVIEGDALDVELPEFSACVSNLPYGVSSEIAFQLLPRKRPLVLMFQLEFAERMVADPDTPEYGRLSVSAQHYADCEIVEEVPREAFSPPPAVESAVVRARPRDPEYEVGDEAFFLRFVKALFTQRRKTLRNAVRNTAHISGLDDPESVVEAADEKLMSRRAGTLAPAEFAALAELARARGEPDE; encoded by the coding sequence ATGAGAGATCCCGACGGCCTGCTCGCGCGGGCGGGCGTGCGTGGCGATCCCGACGTCGATCAGCACTTCCTGATCGACGACCGCGTGCTCGACCGGCTTCCGGGCTACGCGACCGGGATCGACGCGAACCTCGACCACGTCCTCGAGGTCGGCGCCGGCACCGGTGCCCTCACTGACCGGCTCTGTGGGATCGCCGATCGGGTCACCGCGATCGAGCGCGATCCCGCGCTCGTCCGCTTCCTCCGCGAGGAGTTCGCCGACGAGATCGGCGACGATCGACTGACGGTGATCGAGGGCGACGCTCTCGACGTCGAGCTTCCCGAGTTCTCCGCGTGCGTCTCGAACCTCCCTTACGGCGTCTCCAGCGAGATCGCCTTCCAGCTCCTTCCCCGAAAGCGGCCGCTGGTGCTAATGTTCCAGCTCGAGTTCGCCGAACGGATGGTCGCCGACCCCGATACTCCCGAGTACGGCCGACTCTCCGTCTCGGCACAGCACTACGCCGACTGCGAGATCGTCGAGGAGGTCCCCCGGGAGGCGTTCTCGCCCCCGCCGGCCGTCGAGAGCGCGGTCGTCCGGGCCCGTCCGCGCGACCCGGAATACGAGGTGGGCGACGAGGCGTTCTTCCTGCGGTTCGTGAAGGCGCTGTTCACCCAGCGTCGAAAGACGCTTCGCAACGCGGTACGGAACACGGCCCACATCTCCGGGCTCGACGACCCCGAGTCCGTCGTCGAGGCAGCCGACGAGAAGCTGATGAGTCGGCGGGCGGGCACGCTCGCCCCTGCGGAGTTCGCCGCCCTCGCGGAGCTTGCCAGAGCGCGAGGCGAGCCCGATGAGTGA
- a CDS encoding DUF655 domain-containing protein yields the protein MSDAEPQGSAIVLDYLPHGRADDDRPSYQKPPIAFAVDAEDFRLYELTLGEDADVRIADRIDPENEPEGVDRIERIEHDDLSSGARSELEYVVADLIDEEEERFVSFYNDAQPITLRLHQLNLLPGIGKKLRNTILDERKRRPFEGFEDLEERVSGLHDPKGVLVDRILEEIREDELKYRLFATGEE from the coding sequence ATGAGCGACGCCGAGCCACAGGGATCCGCGATCGTCCTCGATTATCTCCCTCACGGTCGCGCTGATGACGATCGGCCGAGCTACCAGAAGCCGCCGATCGCCTTCGCGGTCGACGCCGAGGACTTTCGGCTCTACGAACTGACGCTCGGGGAGGACGCCGACGTCAGGATCGCCGACCGGATCGATCCCGAGAACGAGCCGGAGGGCGTCGACCGGATCGAACGTATCGAACACGACGACCTCTCGAGCGGGGCACGTTCGGAACTCGAGTACGTCGTCGCGGACCTCATCGACGAGGAGGAGGAGCGGTTCGTCTCGTTCTACAACGACGCCCAGCCGATCACGCTCCGACTGCACCAGCTGAACCTGCTCCCGGGAATCGGCAAGAAACTCCGAAACACCATTCTCGACGAGCGAAAGCGAAGGCCGTTCGAGGGCTTCGAGGACCTCGAGGAGCGGGTCTCCGGGCTGCACGACCCCAAGGGCGTACTGGTCGATCGAATCCTCGAGGAGATCCGCGAGGACGAACTGAAGTACCGCCTGTTCGCGACCGGCGAGGAGTGA
- a CDS encoding RNA polymerase Rpb4 family protein codes for MTIFKEVLGEEHLTVSETKELLADVEAERAADPDREMRYELARAIEHANRFAVLAPEESRALAEELRDLEKVDEETAYKITDLLPRDRDELRAVYAQQRYSLSGDELDDILNVVAQYV; via the coding sequence ATGACGATCTTCAAGGAGGTCTTGGGCGAGGAGCACCTCACCGTCTCGGAGACCAAGGAACTGCTCGCCGACGTCGAGGCCGAACGAGCCGCCGACCCGGACCGGGAGATGCGCTACGAACTCGCCCGGGCGATCGAACACGCGAATCGGTTCGCGGTTCTCGCTCCCGAGGAATCCCGCGCGCTCGCCGAGGAGCTTCGTGACCTCGAGAAGGTCGACGAGGAGACCGCGTACAAGATCACGGATCTCCTGCCGCGCGACCGCGACGAACTCAGAGCGGTGTACGCCCAGCAACGCTACTCGCTCTCGGGCGACGAGCTCGACGACATCCTGAACGTCGTCGCGCAGTACGTCTGA
- a CDS encoding 50S ribosomal protein L21e, producing the protein MPSSNGPLNSTRKKLSNDPRNRGTSPPQRAVEQFEEGQRVHLTIDPSIPKGRFHPRFNGHTGTVVGEQGAAYKIEITDGGKRKTIIAKPAHLRAQE; encoded by the coding sequence ATGCCGAGCTCCAACGGACCCCTCAACAGCACCCGCAAGAAACTGTCGAACGACCCCCGCAACCGGGGTACCTCCCCGCCACAGCGCGCCGTCGAGCAGTTCGAGGAGGGCCAGCGCGTCCACCTCACCATCGACCCGAGCATCCCGAAGGGCCGGTTCCACCCCCGCTTCAACGGTCACACCGGCACCGTCGTCGGCGAGCAGGGCGCCGCCTACAAGATCGAGATCACCGACGGCGGCAAGCGAAAGACGATCATCGCGAAGCCCGCACACCTGCGCGCCCAGGAATGA
- a CDS encoding cystathionine gamma-synthase, whose translation MTSDDHRIETRAIHAGQEPDEETGALMTPIHANSTYVQDGPGEHRGYEYSRTGNPTRTDLEENLANLEGGEHGRAFSSGMGAINTVLNLLSAGDHVVTGEDVYGGTHRIFTQVYEEYDLEFSFVDMTDLDEIEAAMREETELLWLETPTNPLMSIVDVEGAAGIAHEHDVLCAIDNTFASPYLQRPLELGADVVCHSLTKYIGGHSDLVAGALITDSDELDERFGFYQNSVGATPGPFDCFLALRGTKTLPVRMDRHCENARRIATWLDDHAGVDRVFYPGLEAHPGHEIAAEQMDDFGGMLSFELDGTLEEASTLVSETEVFTLAESLGGVESLIEQPAPMTHAAIPREERVAAGLTDSLIRVSVGIEHVDDQIADLEQAIEAAVE comes from the coding sequence ATGACCTCCGACGACCACCGAATCGAGACCCGTGCGATCCACGCGGGCCAGGAGCCCGACGAGGAGACCGGCGCGCTCATGACGCCGATCCACGCCAACTCGACGTACGTCCAGGACGGCCCCGGCGAGCACCGGGGCTACGAGTACTCCCGAACCGGCAATCCCACGCGGACGGATCTCGAGGAGAATCTCGCGAACCTCGAGGGCGGCGAACACGGCCGCGCGTTCTCCTCGGGCATGGGTGCGATCAACACCGTGCTGAACCTGCTCTCGGCCGGCGATCACGTCGTCACCGGCGAGGACGTTTACGGCGGCACCCACCGCATCTTCACGCAGGTCTACGAGGAGTACGATCTCGAGTTCTCGTTCGTCGACATGACCGATCTCGATGAGATCGAGGCCGCCATGCGCGAGGAGACCGAACTGCTGTGGCTCGAGACGCCCACCAACCCGCTGATGAGCATCGTCGACGTCGAGGGTGCGGCGGGAATCGCCCACGAACACGACGTGCTCTGTGCGATCGACAACACCTTCGCCTCTCCGTACCTCCAGCGTCCGCTCGAACTCGGCGCGGACGTGGTCTGTCACTCGCTGACGAAGTACATCGGCGGGCACTCCGACCTGGTCGCGGGCGCGTTGATCACCGATAGCGATGAACTCGACGAGCGCTTCGGCTTCTATCAGAACTCCGTCGGCGCGACGCCGGGCCCGTTCGACTGTTTCCTCGCGCTTCGGGGGACGAAGACCCTCCCCGTTCGGATGGACCGTCACTGCGAGAACGCCCGCCGGATCGCGACGTGGCTCGACGATCACGCCGGCGTGGATCGGGTGTTCTACCCGGGCCTGGAGGCGCATCCGGGTCACGAGATCGCGGCCGAACAGATGGACGACTTCGGCGGGATGCTCAGCTTCGAACTCGACGGCACTCTCGAGGAGGCGAGCACGCTCGTCTCCGAGACCGAGGTGTTCACGCTCGCGGAGAGCCTCGGCGGCGTCGAGAGCCTGATCGAACAGCCCGCGCCGATGACCCACGCGGCGATCCCCCGCGAGGAGCGGGTCGCTGCCGGTCTGACGGACAGCCTCATCCGGGTGAGCGTCGGCATCGAGCACGTCGACGATCAGATCGCCGACCTCGAACAGGCGATCGAGGCGGCGGTGGAGTGA
- a CDS encoding elongation factor 1-beta: MGKVAAKLKVMPQSPEIDLDDLQERLEQSLPEGAKINGFERDDVAFGLVALLPTVIVPDDAGGTEAVEESFSSVDDVESVEVENVGRI, from the coding sequence ATGGGGAAGGTCGCCGCGAAACTCAAGGTCATGCCGCAGAGCCCCGAGATCGACCTCGACGACCTCCAGGAGCGTCTCGAACAGTCGCTCCCGGAGGGCGCGAAGATCAACGGCTTCGAACGTGACGACGTCGCGTTCGGGCTGGTCGCGCTGCTGCCGACCGTGATCGTCCCCGACGACGCCGGCGGCACCGAGGCCGTCGAGGAGAGCTTCTCGAGCGTCGATGACGTCGAGAGCGTCGAGGTCGAGAACGTCGGTCGCATCTAA
- a CDS encoding HVO_2753 family zinc finger protein — protein MSESRSERQGTRRCVSCGINISGTNAAKFKCPECGEQIYRCAKCRKQSNLYECPDCGFTGP, from the coding sequence ATGAGCGAATCCCGATCGGAACGACAGGGGACGCGACGGTGTGTCTCGTGTGGAATCAACATCTCGGGCACGAACGCCGCGAAGTTCAAGTGCCCGGAGTGCGGCGAGCAGATCTACCGCTGTGCGAAGTGCCGCAAGCAGAGCAACCTCTACGAGTGTCCCGACTGCGGTTTCACGGGTCCGTAA
- a CDS encoding tripartite tricarboxylate transporter permease has product MDPAAVSVTFDPPFALTALAFVLGGALLGTISGLTPGLHANNFALLLAAAAPTIPGPPLLVGAAMLSAGVVHTFLDVVPALALGVPDADMAMMALPGHRLVIEGRGHEALRLSALGSALAVVFAVPLAVPITYLMVWLWPTLAANMALVLLGVVTIMLLTERSWRARVGGLLAFSISALLGFATLDLSPTAPLQGDVLAPLFAGLFGAPILIDAMGGAGVPRQNDSRVLIPRRLVLLPAAAGTLAGAVVGYLPGVSSAIAAVIALLVLPGGSGDRGFVIATSGVNTANTVFALFALIALGTPRTGVLVALERASIPLHLPVLLCSVAVAAAIGFVLVLVVGDRYLRAIGRVDYARLCLVILGALVVLSYVFAGATGVAVFLVSTLVGFVPVRLGAARVHLMGVLIGPIALWYY; this is encoded by the coding sequence ATGGACCCCGCCGCCGTGAGCGTCACGTTCGATCCACCGTTCGCGCTCACCGCGCTCGCGTTCGTCCTCGGGGGCGCTCTCTTAGGTACGATCAGCGGGCTGACGCCGGGACTGCACGCGAACAACTTCGCGCTGCTGCTCGCCGCGGCCGCGCCGACCATACCGGGACCGCCGCTTCTGGTGGGGGCCGCGATGCTCTCGGCGGGCGTCGTCCACACCTTTCTCGACGTGGTGCCCGCGCTCGCGCTCGGGGTTCCCGATGCGGATATGGCGATGATGGCGCTGCCCGGCCACCGGCTCGTGATCGAGGGTCGGGGTCACGAGGCGCTTCGGCTCTCCGCGCTCGGAAGCGCGCTCGCGGTCGTGTTCGCGGTTCCGCTCGCGGTTCCGATCACCTACCTGATGGTGTGGCTCTGGCCGACGCTCGCGGCGAACATGGCGCTGGTTCTCCTCGGTGTGGTGACGATCATGCTGCTGACCGAGCGCTCCTGGCGGGCGCGAGTCGGCGGTCTGCTCGCCTTCTCGATCAGCGCGTTGCTCGGGTTCGCGACGCTGGATCTCTCGCCGACGGCACCGCTACAGGGCGACGTGCTCGCGCCGCTCTTCGCGGGGTTGTTCGGCGCGCCGATTCTGATCGACGCGATGGGCGGCGCGGGCGTCCCCCGCCAGAACGACTCGCGGGTCCTGATCCCCCGACGGCTGGTACTGCTGCCCGCTGCGGCCGGCACGCTCGCGGGCGCGGTCGTCGGCTACCTTCCCGGGGTCTCCAGTGCGATCGCCGCAGTGATCGCGCTGCTCGTGCTCCCCGGCGGCAGCGGCGATCGAGGGTTCGTGATCGCGACCAGCGGCGTCAACACGGCGAACACCGTCTTCGCGCTGTTCGCGCTGATCGCGCTCGGGACGCCGCGGACGGGCGTGTTGGTCGCGCTCGAACGCGCGAGCATCCCACTCCATCTCCCGGTGCTCCTCTGTAGCGTCGCCGTCGCGGCGGCGATCGGGTTCGTGCTCGTGCTCGTCGTCGGCGACCGGTACCTCCGGGCCATCGGCCGCGTCGACTACGCCCGGCTCTGTCTCGTGATCCTCGGCGCGCTGGTCGTCCTCTCGTACGTCTTCGCCGGAGCGACGGGCGTGGCGGTCTTCCTGGTCAGTACGCTAGTCGGTTTCGTGCCGGTTCGGCTGGGTGCGGCGCGTGTCCATCTGATGGGCGTGCTGATCGGGCCGATCGCGCTCTGGTACTACTGA
- a CDS encoding PPC domain-containing protein: MKIVVGKVTSFAMILCLVLTAMVGPGSATGWVEDEWNVPNDGFESAGVIYSGDTVSGQMSDYDQDFYAIEVTDQQSLIVETRVGTGADVQLAVYDPHRNQVKHWIQAQGTEGTVTVPTPENGTYYIHVYTGQYANLVTNYSVAVSVTPYAIDWGFVSVLLTVGGIAFAAFGGAYGVIRRRRGKPIVGAVAGNP, from the coding sequence ATGAAGATAGTAGTAGGAAAGGTAACGAGCTTCGCGATGATACTCTGTTTGGTTCTGACAGCGATGGTAGGACCAGGAAGCGCGACTGGCTGGGTAGAGGACGAATGGAACGTTCCGAACGACGGATTCGAATCCGCCGGTGTCATCTATTCGGGTGACACCGTAAGCGGACAGATGTCCGACTACGACCAGGACTTCTACGCGATTGAAGTCACCGATCAACAATCGCTGATCGTCGAAACGAGGGTCGGTACGGGAGCGGACGTTCAACTCGCAGTCTACGATCCCCACAGGAACCAGGTGAAACACTGGATTCAGGCACAGGGAACTGAGGGAACGGTGACCGTCCCCACGCCGGAGAACGGCACCTATTACATTCACGTCTATACGGGTCAGTACGCGAATCTGGTGACCAATTACTCGGTTGCCGTGTCCGTAACTCCATACGCTATCGATTGGGGTTTCGTTAGCGTTTTACTCACCGTTGGGGGGATCGCTTTCGCCGCGTTCGGCGGAGCGTACGGAGTCATCCGACGACGGAGGGGCAAACCGATCGTCGGGGCAGTCGCAGGCAACCCCTGA
- the rpl12p gene encoding 50S ribosomal protein P1, which translates to MEYVYAALILNETGAEINEENLTDVLESAGADVEESRVKALVAALEDVDINEAVEQAAAVPAAGGSAGGAAAGGEAEEADEGGEEEAEEAEAEEEDEDEDEGDGGEGLGQLFG; encoded by the coding sequence ATGGAATACGTTTACGCAGCACTCATCCTGAACGAGACCGGCGCAGAGATCAACGAAGAGAACCTGACGGACGTGCTCGAGTCGGCCGGCGCCGACGTCGAGGAGTCCCGAGTGAAGGCGCTCGTCGCCGCCCTCGAGGACGTCGACATCAACGAGGCCGTCGAGCAGGCCGCCGCGGTCCCCGCGGCGGGCGGTTCGGCCGGCGGCGCCGCCGCGGGCGGCGAGGCCGAGGAGGCCGACGAAGGCGGCGAGGAGGAGGCCGAAGAGGCCGAAGCAGAAGAGGAAGACGAGGACGAGGACGAGGGCGACGGCGGCGAGGGCCTCGGCCAGCTGTTCGGTTAG
- a CDS encoding 50S ribosomal protein L10, with amino-acid sequence MSATTEGERKTENLPEWKREEVAELVDVLESYSSVGIVNIAGIPSRQLQNMRRDLHGSAELRVSRNTLLVRALEDVNDGAEQLTEHVAGQVGIIGTDDNPFGLYKQLEESKTPAPIGAGEVAPNDIVIPEGDTGVDPGPFVGELQTVGAAARIQDGSIKVTEDSKVLEAGEEVSQDLANVLSELGIEPKEVGLDLRSVYSEGILFDPEDLAIDVDEYRADFEAAAAGARNLSINAVYPTAQTAPALLSKATGEAKSLGLFAAIEDEALMPDLVSKADAQMRALAAQIDDEEALPEELRGVEAPEPDEEETEADAEEEQPDEEETEADAEDDEDDDDGDDGGEGLGAMFG; translated from the coding sequence ATGTCCGCAACGACCGAAGGCGAACGCAAGACCGAGAACCTGCCCGAATGGAAGCGCGAGGAGGTCGCGGAGCTCGTCGACGTGCTCGAGTCGTACTCGAGCGTCGGCATCGTCAACATCGCCGGCATTCCGAGCCGGCAGCTCCAGAACATGCGCCGTGATCTCCACGGCAGCGCGGAGCTTCGCGTCAGCCGCAACACGCTGCTCGTTCGTGCCCTCGAGGACGTCAACGACGGGGCCGAGCAGCTGACCGAACACGTCGCGGGACAGGTCGGGATCATCGGAACCGACGACAACCCGTTCGGGCTCTACAAGCAGCTCGAGGAGTCGAAGACGCCCGCACCGATCGGTGCCGGCGAGGTCGCTCCCAACGACATCGTGATCCCCGAGGGCGACACCGGCGTCGACCCGGGACCGTTCGTCGGGGAGCTCCAGACGGTCGGCGCCGCGGCGCGGATCCAGGACGGCTCGATCAAGGTCACCGAGGACAGCAAGGTCCTCGAGGCGGGCGAGGAGGTCTCCCAGGACCTCGCGAACGTCCTCTCGGAACTGGGCATCGAGCCCAAGGAGGTCGGTCTCGATCTGCGCTCGGTCTACAGCGAGGGCATCCTCTTCGATCCCGAGGACCTCGCGATCGACGTCGACGAGTACCGCGCGGACTTCGAGGCCGCGGCGGCCGGCGCGCGGAACCTCTCGATCAACGCCGTCTACCCGACGGCCCAGACCGCGCCCGCGCTGCTCTCGAAGGCCACGGGCGAGGCCAAGAGCCTCGGCCTGTTCGCCGCGATCGAGGACGAGGCGCTCATGCCCGACCTCGTGAGCAAGGCCGACGCACAGATGCGCGCGCTCGCGGCCCAGATCGACGACGAGGAGGCGCTCCCCGAGGAGCTCCGCGGCGTCGAAGCGCCCGAGCCCGACGAAGAGGAGACCGAGGCCGACGCGGAGGAGGAACAGCCTGACGAAGAGGAGACCGAGGCCGACGCCGAAGACGACGAGGACGATGACGACGGCGACGACGGCGGCGAAGGGCTCGGAGCGATGTTCGGATAA
- a CDS encoding 50S ribosomal protein L1, whose amino-acid sequence MADQDIEQAVSRALEDAPPRNFRETVDLAINLRDLDLNDPSNRVDESVVLPSGTGQDTKIVVFAEGETAIRAEEVADEVLSGDDLEELGDDDDEAKDLAGETDFFIAEASMMPDIGRYLGTVLGPRGKMPTPLQPDEDVVETVNRMKNTVQVRSRDRRTFHTLVGTQEMSAEEIADNIDVILRRLHADLEKGPLNIDTVYVKTTMGPAVEVA is encoded by the coding sequence ATGGCAGATCAGGACATAGAACAAGCAGTTTCTCGCGCACTCGAGGACGCACCGCCGCGGAACTTCCGCGAGACGGTCGACCTCGCGATCAATCTGCGCGATCTCGATCTCAACGATCCGTCGAACCGAGTGGACGAAAGCGTGGTCCTCCCGTCCGGGACGGGCCAGGACACCAAGATCGTCGTCTTCGCCGAAGGCGAGACGGCGATCAGGGCCGAGGAGGTCGCCGACGAGGTGCTCTCGGGTGACGACCTCGAGGAGCTAGGCGACGACGACGACGAGGCGAAGGACCTCGCCGGGGAGACCGACTTCTTCATCGCCGAGGCCTCGATGATGCCCGACATCGGGCGGTATCTGGGGACCGTACTCGGTCCCCGCGGGAAGATGCCGACCCCGCTCCAGCCCGACGAGGACGTCGTCGAGACCGTCAACCGCATGAAGAACACCGTTCAGGTCCGGAGCCGTGATCGGCGTACCTTCCACACGCTCGTCGGCACCCAGGAGATGTCCGCCGAGGAGATCGCGGACAACATCGACGTGATCCTCCGCCGGCTCCACGCGGACCTCGAGAAGGGGCCGCTCAACATCGACACGGTGTACGTCAAGACCACGATGGGACCCGCAGTGGAGGTGGCGTGA
- a CDS encoding amphi-Trp domain-containing protein: MAGEIEHEEELSREDAATYFEEVAEGLRSGEEFTVVIGDVSVDVDPAETVEFGVELEDDEEERELEFELEWERGED; encoded by the coding sequence ATGGCTGGAGAGATCGAACACGAGGAGGAACTGAGCCGTGAGGACGCCGCGACCTACTTCGAGGAGGTCGCCGAGGGGCTCCGATCGGGAGAGGAGTTCACCGTCGTCATCGGCGACGTCTCGGTCGACGTCGACCCGGCCGAGACCGTCGAGTTCGGCGTCGAACTCGAGGACGACGAGGAGGAGCGCGAACTCGAGTTCGAACTCGAGTGGGAGCGCGGCGAGGACTGA
- a CDS encoding 50S ribosomal protein L11: MAGTIEVLVPGGEATPGPPLGPELGPTPVDVQAVVQEINDQTAAFDGTEVPVTVTYEDDGSFEIDVGVPPTSALVKDEAGFDTGSGEPQKDFVADLSVDQVKQIAEQKLPDLLAYDLKGAAKEVVGTCTSLGVTIEGENPREFKERIDAGEYDDVFGEEAAA; this comes from the coding sequence ATGGCTGGAACGATAGAGGTGCTCGTTCCGGGCGGCGAGGCCACTCCCGGCCCGCCGCTCGGTCCCGAGCTCGGACCGACGCCCGTCGACGTACAGGCGGTCGTCCAGGAGATCAACGACCAGACGGCCGCCTTCGACGGGACCGAGGTCCCGGTGACGGTCACCTACGAGGACGACGGCTCCTTCGAGATCGACGTCGGCGTCCCGCCGACGTCGGCGCTGGTAAAGGACGAGGCCGGCTTCGACACCGGCAGCGGCGAGCCCCAGAAGGACTTCGTCGCGGATCTCTCGGTCGACCAGGTGAAACAGATCGCCGAACAGAAACTGCCCGACCTGCTCGCCTACGACCTGAAGGGCGCGGCGAAGGAGGTCGTCGGCACCTGCACCTCGCTGGGCGTCACCATCGAGGGCGAGAACCCCCGCGAGTTCAAGGAGCGGATCGACGCTGGCGAGTACGACGACGTCTTCGGCGAAGAAGCCGCAGCGTAG
- a CDS encoding carbon starvation CstA family protein: MVSVIWIVAIVLVTFSVMYVGYGRYLSQFVGLDDERETPAHEHRDGQEYVPARKSVLFGHHFSSIAGGAPIVGPITAALIWGWVPALVWIAVGNPLMGAVHDFTSLSASLRHEGKSIGYIIGEYVGERGKDMLLWFAFLLIILVVAVFSLVVGVVFTEYPQSATASVLYIALAAVFGVWLYQLGLPFSVGTVIFVAGVFGTVWVGIQYPFALVPGDYPAGTFVLLDSTPGFVPSILESANIGAWVVVTLVYGGAASVLPVWVLLQPRDYLSSFLLYTGVGGSLLAVVLGTFITTTSQPLEIEIPAWYGFMGSDLVPFAMPLFPLLFLTIACGTISGFHSLVSSGTTAKQLNRESDARLIGYGGMLAEGLLAAVALCTVALIAATPAEGGIALALPNFADGGGIILTALGVPETIGTVFMALVLVSFLLTSMDTGVRLGRYMVEEIVGTPETTVERYMADKHLNSSVIIVVAFFLVASGSWEDLWPLFGGANQLLASLALLTATVWLADWRGSKQLLSTGVPMAVMAVITVIGLLWLVFYQNVYLDLLSAEWRAGATALEVVSVTLQSLLALVLVGLATVLLRIGYGELRSTGDAPTATDGGEHAEERTSDREGADHDRVDDAENRS; this comes from the coding sequence ATGGTCTCCGTCATCTGGATCGTCGCGATCGTGCTCGTCACGTTCTCGGTCATGTACGTCGGCTACGGGCGCTATCTCTCGCAGTTCGTCGGTCTGGACGACGAACGCGAGACGCCCGCGCACGAACACCGGGACGGCCAGGAGTACGTTCCCGCACGGAAATCCGTCCTCTTCGGGCATCACTTCTCGAGCATCGCGGGCGGGGCACCCATCGTCGGACCGATCACCGCGGCGCTGATCTGGGGCTGGGTCCCCGCACTGGTCTGGATCGCCGTCGGCAACCCGCTGATGGGGGCGGTCCACGACTTCACGTCGCTGTCGGCAAGCCTGCGTCACGAGGGGAAATCGATCGGCTACATCATCGGCGAGTACGTCGGCGAGCGCGGCAAGGACATGCTGCTGTGGTTCGCGTTTCTCCTCATTATCCTCGTCGTCGCCGTCTTCTCGCTGGTCGTCGGCGTCGTCTTCACCGAGTACCCCCAGTCGGCCACCGCGAGCGTCCTCTACATCGCGCTGGCGGCCGTCTTCGGCGTCTGGCTCTACCAGCTCGGACTGCCCTTCTCGGTCGGCACCGTGATCTTCGTCGCTGGCGTGTTCGGTACCGTCTGGGTCGGCATCCAGTACCCCTTCGCGCTCGTCCCCGGCGACTACCCGGCGGGGACGTTCGTCCTGCTCGACTCGACGCCCGGGTTCGTCCCCTCGATCCTCGAGAGCGCAAACATCGGTGCGTGGGTGGTCGTCACGCTGGTCTACGGCGGCGCGGCGAGCGTCCTTCCGGTGTGGGTGTTGCTCCAGCCGCGGGACTACCTCTCGTCGTTCCTGCTCTACACGGGCGTCGGCGGTTCGTTGCTCGCGGTGGTCCTCGGGACGTTCATCACGACGACGAGCCAGCCCCTCGAGATCGAGATCCCCGCCTGGTACGGCTTCATGGGGAGCGACCTCGTTCCGTTCGCGATGCCGCTGTTCCCGCTTCTCTTCCTGACCATCGCCTGCGGGACGATCAGCGGCTTTCACTCGCTGGTCTCCTCCGGGACGACGGCCAAACAGCTCAACCGGGAGAGCGACGCCCGACTGATCGGTTACGGCGGGATGCTCGCGGAGGGGCTGCTCGCCGCCGTCGCGCTGTGTACGGTCGCGCTGATCGCCGCGACGCCCGCCGAGGGCGGCATCGCGCTCGCGCTGCCGAACTTCGCGGACGGCGGCGGCATCATCCTCACTGCTCTGGGCGTGCCCGAGACGATCGGAACGGTGTTCATGGCGCTCGTGCTGGTGAGCTTCCTGCTGACGAGCATGGACACCGGCGTTCGACTGGGACGGTACATGGTCGAGGAGATCGTCGGCACCCCCGAGACGACGGTCGAGCGCTACATGGCCGACAAACACCTCAACTCGAGCGTGATCATCGTCGTCGCGTTCTTCCTCGTCGCGAGCGGCAGTTGGGAGGACCTCTGGCCGCTGTTCGGCGGCGCGAACCAGCTGCTGGCCTCGCTCGCGCTGCTGACCGCGACGGTGTGGCTCGCCGACTGGCGCGGATCGAAGCAGCTCCTCAGCACGGGCGTTCCCATGGCGGTGATGGCGGTGATCACCGTCATCGGGCTGCTCTGGCTGGTGTTCTACCAGAACGTCTATCTCGATCTGCTGAGCGCGGAGTGGCGCGCGGGGGCGACCGCACTGGAGGTCGTCTCGGTCACGCTCCAGAGCCTCCTCGCGCTGGTGCTCGTCGGGCTCGCGACCGTCTTGCTCCGGATCGGGTACGGAGAGCTCCGATCGACCGGCGACGCGCCAACGGCAACGGACGGAGGGGAACACGCCGAAGAACGCACTTCCGATCGCGAAGGCGCTGATCACGATCGGGTCGACGACGCGGAGAACCGATCGTGA